From the Oryza glaberrima chromosome 5, OglaRS2, whole genome shotgun sequence genome, one window contains:
- the LOC127774435 gene encoding guanosine nucleotide diphosphate dissociation inhibitor 1, with protein sequence MDEEYDVIVLGTGLKECILSGLLSVDGLKVLHMDRNDYYGGDSTSLNLNQLWKRFRGEDKPPAHLGSSKDYNVDMVPKFMMANGTLVRTLIHTDVTKYLSFKAVDGSYVFSKGKIHKVPATDMEALKSPLMGLFEKRRARNFFIYIQDYNEADPKTHQGLDLTTMTTRELIAKYGLSDDTVDFIGHALALHRDDRYLNEPAIDTVKRMKLYAESLARFQGGSPYIYPLYGLGELPQGFARLSAVYGGTYMLNKPDCKVEFDMEGKVCGVTSEGETAKCKKVVCDPSYLPNKVRKIGKVARAIAIMSHPIASTNDSHSVQIILPQKQLGRKSDMYVFCCSYTHNVAPKGKFIAFVSTEAETDNPQSELKPGIDLLGQVDELFFDIYDRYEPVNEPSLDNCFVSTSYDATTHFETTVTDVLNMYTLITGKAVDLSVDLSAASAAEEY encoded by the exons atggATGAGGAGTACGACGTGATCGTGCTGGGGACGGGCCTCAAGGAGTGCATCCTCAGCGGCCTCCTCTCCGTCGACGGCCTCAAG GTCTTGCACATGGATAGGAATGACTACTATGGAGGAGATTCCACCTCGCTCAACCTTAACCAG CTGTGGAAGAGGTTTAGAGGGGAAGACAAACCCCCGGCTCATCTGGGCTCAAGCAAAGATTACAATGTAGATATGGTCCCAAAG TTTATGATGGCAAATGGGACACTGGTTAGGACCCTCATTCACACTGATGTGACAAAGTATTTGTCATTCAAAGCTGTCGATGGAAGCTATGTCTTCAGCAAAGGGAAG ATTCACAAGGTACCTGCTACTGACATGGAGGCTCTGAAGTCCCCTTTGATGGGTCTTTTTGAGAAGCGCAGAGCAAGGAACTTCTTCATTTACATCCAAGATTACAATGAAGCTGATCCAAAAACACATCAAGGGTTGGATCTTACTACAATGACAACTAGAGAACTGATAGC AAAATATGGTTTAAGTGACGATACCGTGGATTTCATCGGTCATGCACTTGCTCTTCATAGAGATGATCGCTACCTTAATGAACCAGCAATTGATACTGTAAAAAGGATGAAA CTATATGCAGAGTCCCTTGCACGTTTTCAAGGAGGCTCACCTTATATTTATCCACTCTATGGGCTGGGTGAGCTGCCACAG GGTTTTGCTCGTTTAAGTGCTGTTTATGGTGGCACTTACATGTTAAATAAGCCGGACTGCAAG GTTGAATTTGATATGGAAGGGAAAGTCTGTGGCGTTACTTCAGAAGGTGAAACTGCAAAATGCAAGAAAGTTGTTTGTGATCCTTCATACTTACCTAACAAG GTTAGGAAGATAGGGAAAGTTGCACGAGCAATTGCTATAATGAGCCACCCAATTGCAAGCACAAATGACTCTCACTCAGTCCAGATTATTTTGCCACAGAAACAACTTGGACGCAAGTCAGACAT GTATGTGTTCTGTTGCTCATACACACACAATGTCGCTCCAAAGGGGAAGTTTATTGCATTTGTATCTACAGAAGCCGAAACTGACAATCCACAGTCCGAGCTAAAGCCTGGAATTGATCTACTTGGTCAAGTAGATGAGCTATTTTTTGATATCTATGATAGATACGAACCTGTGAATGAACCATCTCTTGATAATTGTTTTGTCTCAACT AGCTATGATGCCACCACACATTTTGAGACAACGGTGACAGATGTTCTTAACATGTATACATTGATCACCGGAAAG GCTGTTGATCTCAGTGTTGATTTGAGTGCTGCCAGTGCCGCTGAAGAATATTAG
- the LOC127775066 gene encoding uncharacterized protein LOC127775066 gives MSSSRGPPSPPSHPNPIDPFAAAAAAEAEGEAAPPPRNPIIPRDPPSPEMEATAEALTREEVLRRRRRRAKRLVDVYRRLYWTLGEELRARHRQYVWELGRSPLEAEQPPPPPPTSAAPGPGGDLVVVRPVSATVPRRKKCGFAGCKVRTMAMARFCHSHILSDPNQVLYKGCAYISKSGPQVQITCGRPILKASVPSLCNSHFQKCQKLITQGYKKFGVNPSPTGKVSPNFSLLVAECVRQIQAKRRESPS, from the exons atgtcCTCCTCCCGCGGGCCGCCATCTCCTCCGTCCCACCCGAACCCCATCGATCCCttcgctgcggcggcggcggcggaggcggaaggggaggcggcgccgccgccgcgaaaccCTATCATCCCCCGCGACCCCCCCtcgccggagatggaggccaCCGCCGAGGCGCTCACCCGGGAGGAGGTTCTgcgccggcggaggcgccgcGCCAAGCGCCTCGTCGACGTCTACCGGCGTCTCTACTGGACGCTCGGGGAGGAGCTGCGGGCGCGGCACCGGCAGTACGTCTGGGAGCTCGGCCGGAGCCCGCTCGAGgccgagcagccgccgccgccgccgccgacctccgccgcgcccggccCCGGCGGGGACCTGGTGGTGGTCAGGCCGGTGTCCGCCACGGTGCCGAGGCGGAAGAAGTGCGGCTTCGCCGGCTGCAAGGTGCGGACCATGGCGATGGCCAGGTTCTGCCACTCCCACATCCTCTCCGACCCCAACCAAGTGCTCTACAAGGGCTGCGCCTATATCAGCAAGAG TGGCCCACAAGTTCAAATTACTTGCGGCAGACCCATCCTTAAAGCTTCAGTTCCCTCCCTCTGCAATTCTCATTTTCAAAAATGTCAGAAGTTAATTACACAAGGTTATAAGAAGTTTGGAGTTAACCCATCACCCACAGGCAAGGTCTCtccaaattttagtttgttGGTTGCTGAATGTGTTCGTCAGATCCAAGCCAAGCGGAGAGAATCACCAAGTTGA